A region of the Apium graveolens cultivar Ventura chromosome 6, ASM990537v1, whole genome shotgun sequence genome:
TGAATTGTGTTAATAGAGATGTTAAAAGCAGCAAAAAGATCTGGATAATGTTCTGCAAGTATGATGCAACAATGAAGATGATGTGCTGTATATGAGTTTGCATCCAAAAACTTTGCTTAGATTACTGTTGGCATCATGCATCAATGCACATTAACTAAATCATAATTTATCCATGGTAATTAACCTGTGCTTACTGTATTATTTCTAATGTATGCAGAACTTTCACCGACGACATAAAGGCTCTCAGATTGATAACTGCCATCAAAACTCCATATCTGCCCGATGGTAGATTTGATCTTGAAGCATATGATGCTCTAGTAAACATGCAGATTGAACATGGGGTAGAGGGTGTCATAGTTGGTGGAACTACTGGTGAAGGCCAATTGATGAGCTGGGATGAACATATTATGCTTATTGGTCACACAGTCAACTGTTTCGGTGGATCTATCAAGGTTATTGGAAATACTGGAAGTAACTCAACAAGGGAAGCCATTCATGCTACAGAACAGGGTTTTGCAGTTGGAATGCATGCAGCTTTGCACATTAATCCCTACTATGGCAAGACCTCTCTTGAGGGCATGGTTTCTCATTTCAACAGTGTGCTCTCCATGGGTCCAACCATTGTCTACAATGTTCCAGGAAGAACTGGACAAGATATCCCCCCTCGTGTGATCCACAATTTGGCTCGAAGCCCAAACCTGGCAGGTGTCAAGGAATGTGTAGGACATGGTAGAGTAGATCAGTATACCAAAAATGGAATTGTTGTCTGGAGCGGAAATGATGATCAGTGCCATGATTCGAGGTGGGATTATGGTGCAACCGGAGTTATATCTGTAACCAGCAACTTGGTCCCACAACTAATGCGGGAAATCATGTTCAGGGGGAAGAACATAACCTTAAATGCAAAGTTGTTGCCTTTGATGAAGTGGCTTTTTGAAGAGCCAAATCCAATTGGGTTAAATACAGCACTTTCTCAACTCGGGGTTGTCAGGCCTGTTTTCCGGTTGCCATATGTACCTCTGCCTTTGGCCAAGAGAGTAGAGTTTGTTAATATAGTTGAAGACCTGGGGAGAGAGAACTTTGTAGGAGAAGAAGATGTTCAGGTTCTTGAAGATGACGATTTTGTACTAATTGGTCGATATTAGGCGGTAATCTTGATAGCTCGTAGTAGTGAGTACCTAGTTTGGCTTGAGGGTGTTGTGCATTTTATGAAAGAATGAAACTGTCTCCAGTTTGTGTACAATAAATTTGATGGAAATATGGGTGtaatcgagccgagccgagtcgaATACTGTCAGGCTCGGCTCGAGCTCGACTAAAATAGTTCGGGCTCGAGCTCGACCGAGCCTTTAATTTCAAGTTCGAAACTCGGCTCTTAAAAGGTTTGGTAGGCTCGAAAGCTCGAATTAATTCACTAAATAATAACAAAAATTCGAAATATGATCGGTTTGACTCGAATTCGGCTcgataataaataaataaaatatataaatattaaatatttatgtaaaaatatatttataataaaaattaaaaataatagaggCTCGAAAAGGCTCGTGAATCTTACGAGCCGAATAATTTGAAGTTTGAGCTCGGTTCGATTATTTTTTAGCCGAATTCGAATTTTTTACGAGCTGAGCTCGAGTAGTTCCCGAACAGTTTTACTCGTTTACGTCCAACGAAGTGAGAATGTTTTCTTTGCCATATTGGGCACAATGTAGAGTTCACGCAAGGTTATCACGGCGACGGCGCCAAGTCGACACTCGACGCCCGAGTACCTTCGTGAAGACTAGTCGACAAGTCATCCGACTAGTCGTAAAAGTCGACAAATTGTTCATTATACATATACTTACTAGATTTAATATATAACTAGATTTATTACCCGTGCAGGGCACAAGCTAgctttatttataaaaaaattgctATTTTTTGTGTATTTTTACGATATTTGCGTGTGGTTTTATACAATATTGTGTAGTTTATGTTAGAAGGACTACCGTAACGACGAACATCCTTAAATTTATATTGTGTCGCGAATGTAAAGTTTAGAGGGCACTCTTACCATTAAAAATAATGGTTTTCTATCAAGTCTCAATGATTTTTTCAACCGGAGACACCAAAAATATTATCATGTTTAGGTGTCATGTCTATCAAAATATGGGGacaaaatattaaatttttttgCACGGTCGAACTCGAACTTCAAATTACTCGGCTCATAAGGTTCACGAGTCTTATCGAGCCgatattattttttaatagaaatatatttttatctaaatatttaatattttattaatattttatatatttattagaATCGAATTCGAGCATAACCTATCACATTTCGAGTTTTTGTCAATATTTGGTGAAATTGATTCAAGTTTCGAGCCGAACTTGAGGCTACCGGACTATTTACGACCCGAGTTTCATGCTTAATTTAAGATTCGGGTGAAACCGAGCTCGTGCTCGAGCCCGAACATTTTTATTCGAGTTCAAGTCTGAAAGTTTTTGACTCGGCTCGGTTTGATTATACCCTTAGTTGTTGTAAAGTTGGTATTTCGAAGTGAGTTAATTAACCAAGTCtcaatatttaataaaatattattaaatggtAATATATTATCAATAAGTTAATATGATAACATAATATCAAcaagttatttatttaatatttgtaatttttttataaataaaaaaataattaaaatcacgTGGTTGTACATgagtataaagttagtatatTGTAGTGAGTTAATTACTCAagtcttagaataattttattatatattaatattagaTTATATAGGTTTAGTCATCCAATATAAAGAAACAAATATATAACTCAGTACTTGATGTTATCAAAATATAATCAAATGAGTCTCTGACTCAATCGATTGAAGTCAAATGTTTGGATATAGGTGTCACAGGTTCAATTCTACAAGCCAATAATATTTTTCCGTATTTATTCAAATAAGGGCGCAAaatattaatttcgaattatatGTTTTCCCTAAAAAATTTGAACCTATCGAATTTCTTACGACCTGAATTTCGAATTTAAAATTTGAAGTTCGGTTGAACTCGAGTTCGTACTCGAACCCGAACATTTTTAATCGAGTACGAGCGTGACAGTTTTCGACTCGACTCGGATTGATTATACCGTTAGTTGTTATACGAGTATAAAGTTAGTATCTCGATGTGAGTTAATTATCTGatttttgataattaataaattattatatggTAAGATATTATCAATAAGTTaatatgataatatattatcaaTAAGAAGTTATTTATTGaatgtataaattaaaaaaaaaattagaatctCATTGTTGCACATGAGTGTAAAGTTATTATATTGTAATCAGCTAATTAACCAagtcttagaataattttattctatataaatattaaattatatagGTTTAGTCACCCAAAATAAAGAAAGATGTATGTAATTCAATACTTGATTTTATCAAAATTTAACCAAATGAACTTCTAGCTCAATTGGTTGAAGTCATATGTTTATTATAAGTGTAAAGTTAACATATTAAAAGGAGTTATTCAATCAAGTCTCAAATCATTAtgttttatataaaaattaaaaaatataaaatttaatataagGCAAGACACCTCGTGTAAATAAATAAGTTCTAACTCAATATTTAATGTTATAAAAGTTTAATTACAAGTATCTCTAACTCAAGTGATTGATGTGTTTAATTTGCAAATAGTTGGCATATGTTCGATTTCTATCTGCAACAactatttttgatatttattaaaataCATGGGCAAGCAACAactatttttgatatttattaaaataCATGGGCAAAACAGTAATTTCGAATAAAATATTTCCACAAAAACTTGATCCAGATTATAAAGAtaacaaattttatataaatattaaaataaatataaaatttaatgtaAGGCAAGACACATCGTGTAAATAAATAAGTTCTAAGTCAATACTTAATGTTATAAAAATTTAACCAAAAGTGTCTTTAGCTCAAGTGGTTGATGTGTTTAATTTGCAAATAGTTGGCATAGGTTCGATTTCCATAAATAACAACTATTTTTCATATTTATTAAAATACAAGGGTAAAACAGTAATTTCGAATAAAATGTTTCCCCAAAAACTTGATGTTGCAGTATTATAAAGATAATAGATATAACTGAACACATTAGTtttatatttaaatcaaaattaataGAATAATAAGTTCAAAATAAGCATGGTACACCACAATTATGGTTATGAAGGGCCCAAGTCAGATTAAGAGACTCTTGGACGACCTTCACGTCAACTAGTCGATGACAAGTCGGGTTTCGAGACTCTCCGCGCCTGAGTACCTTCGCGTCGACTAGTGTCGGTGACCCGTTGTCTTCGTGATAACAATAAGTTCACGCAGAGAGCTTCACTCTAGTAAAAGTTTTAGAGCATGCAAGATTTTCACTATTTCGAGTCTATcactttttatttatttttctaattttttgcTAGATTGAGTCTAATGTACTTTTAAGATAGTAATTAGTGCAAACAAAATTATTAAGATATTGATCCAATATTAAAAAAATGGCAAAATAATTCGAAACTGCTTTCCTCGAAAATCTATTTGAAGCAACTAaaactttttttaatttttgatatCATTTCATACAAATCTACAGTTACATGGCAGAATAAGAATTAACTGattattaatcaattaatttttattagttttattttaaatatggAGTTCAAGTTCGAGTTTATCGAGTCGATCTCGACTTGAGCTCAAAAAAACTCGGATCGACTCGAGTTTTTTATCGAGCCAGAAAATGTGTTCGAGCTCAAGCTCGATAACGAGTTCGAGTCGAGCTCAATTTATCGAGTCGAGTTCGAGCCGGCTCGGTTCGAATTACACCCCTAGAAAATATTGAGGGTTTGTGCTATTTGTGAACTGGGGAGAAAGATGGGTCTCGGTGGAGGTCACCATCGGTTCGGCGGCAACGTCAATGACGGTGGTAGTACTGATCGGAGACGGAGAAGGGGAAAGATTGACGTAATTGTGCTTCCAATTTTCAAAGTCTTTGTTTTTGCCATTTAGAGTGGGTTTTTTATGAAAAAGATTAAATTTTTTTGGTGGGTGTTGACGGGAAACTGTGATTTAGAAGTTGAGTTTTCGTTGGGTTTGATTCTTAATTAAAGGGGATAGAGTAAAGTGAACCATAGAGAGTTGCTTGTAGTTGTGTGAGTGTATTTTGTATGTCAGTTTTTAGTAACCAATTTCGTGATCGCCGAAAAGTCACCGTTGCTCTTTTTCTTAATTTCCGGAAGAAACTCTGCTTGTTTGATGATTTAAATTCGTGAACCAACCTTTAAGGTCTTGATTATGAATATGCGTTAAGTATAATCGAGTTTTGGATCGATTCCGTGATTCCCGATTTCAAAGACCTCGccggatttaattatttaaacaaaaTTGATGTTAAGGATTGTTTTGTGTTGTGTATTTGCGGGTTGATTTGATTTTCTAGTCTGTGATATTGTGATTTAGTTTAGCTCAACCGAGGATTTTGATTTTTGGGGTTGTAGAAGATGACGATAGAGAAAGAATGAGGAAAACGGAGAAAATGTACGAAGAAGATGataagtaaaatatataaaaatataatattataaaaatcCATGTTTACCCTCCGCTTCGTCAGAACCGTTAGGGTTATTTGACAGCAGACACGTTTTTAAAAGCCTAAAAGGAAATGCAGCCAcctatttataaatttaaaatttggCCAATTTTTTGAAAATTCGTGTGTACTATAGCCACACTTATATTATTTACCCTaatatatttcaaaattattACGGTAATTCAATTTCAAAGAgcattataattaaataatatgttACTACACGTGTTTTGCAATAAATTTGATATATACAGTAATTCAATTTCAAAGAGTATTGtgattaaataattttataattcaaTTTCAGAGTAAATAATCTGCAATTTACTAAAAGAGAATAAAGTTGATGTCTATCTTGGCTGATGTGTCAAACTCTCATTAAATAGATGACATCATCAAATGTATTTATGTGTCAAACTCACATTAATTTTGATAATGTCATCTTTTACTAACATGTTCTTGTAATTAATTATACTTTCAATGTATCTCTTTCTCCCTCATTTAGTCTCCACTAATTCTCTTTTCCACTAATTTAAATATTCAtcaatttattatatatttttataaacaataaaaagtttataataaaaaatattataatttttgtCTTACTCTTTTTAAggatttatatttataattttattttatttctcaACATCATAAGATACAAATATAATACTTCCTCCATACCATTTTAGTTGTCACATTTCATTTTATAGAAGTCAAATTGACCAATTTTTGACCAAAGATTAAACAatactcttatattattttaaaaaattaaaaattatatattaaagtagattaaatctactttccgatgatataatttttttattttgttcaattataaattattaataaaattcaGTCAAATTTAAGTAAATTTGAACGGCATAAATCCAAAGGTGACATCTAaaatgggatggagggagtacGTATTAACATTGaactattttaaaatatatttttataaaagaaatataatataaCCGGCATTTTTCCGGGTCTAGTCTAATCTAGTTTTATATGTATAAAAGGGGATGGAAAGGTTATATGATGAAAGAGCGCCAAGTTTCATTCGACTTCGAAAGGAAAATTCAGAAGGGTTTGTACGAAATCGTAGACGACGCCATGGCCATGGATAGTAAATCGATTAAGGTGAGAGACTCTTTGgcctctctctctcactctcactgTACACTACTGCTCAATGTTATggtttaaaatttgaattaggGATTCGGGACCGGAATCCCTAATTCCGGGCTTATATAAAACCATTGTATGATTTTATATAAGCCAAGTATTTGACGTTATGATCGTTTAAGTCTGCCGTCTCTATCAAATTGAACACCACTCCCCCTGTCATTCTTTTGGCTCCTACCTCTGAGGTTTTTAATCAACTGATGGATACCAAGTCTGAATATCTCGTTCTTCGTGTTTCTTGGGACATGCAATCCTATTTCTTTCTCAGGACACTTAGGACTTCGTATCCAGACATTCCGATTGTAGCTGTCACTGACCTCCACCCCCACCACCTCGACCTGTTGACCTTCCTTGACACTCCTCCCGAAGACCTACCTATCTACTATGGGTGGCATGTCACCAGGGATTCTGATGAAGTTGATAGAACTGTTATTGATTTTGTTAACATCCAATGGCTTGGACTGTGTCCTAACGACTGTGATGCTCTCCACTTCGATTATGATCCTAATCATGCTCCTATTCCTGGTTTCGATGAGGTCATTCGCGTGCTCAGGTTAAATCCCTATTTTGATAGGAAGGTAGATTGGTTATCAGCGCTGGATTGGCTTGACTTGTACCATAAGCCTATGTTGTTTCTTTCCGGAGGTGATTTCATTTCTAAGAAATTATCCAATAAAAATTGGGTTTAAGATTTGGTTAGTTTTAATTTAAATATTCTAAGGATTGTTTTATTTTTTGCACAAAAATGTTTCTGGCCTTTCGAATTTGTGTGATATTTTTGTAATATCGAATTGTTATTTACTGGTAGAATATTGTCAAGTTCTATTTACTCAATGTTCTGATCCCAATTTCTGAATATCAAAATTTCATCTGGTACTTTAGTTTCCTCGGTAGGTTATTGTTCTTCTTATGGGCTTGTGTGTTTGCTTTACTCTAGTGCTATGTTGAAATACAAGTCATGTTTACACTACTTATAATATTATAGCTGTTGTCTTGTAATCTAGCACCGTCATATGTACTGATTATAGAGTACTTTAGTCAACAGTTGGTTAGAAGTTGTACACGTTCTATTTAATTTCATTATCTGTAGTTAGGTCTATATATAACCTTTCTTGTTCTCATGTAAGATAACATAGCAATAACATTTCTATTGCTTCAAATATAAAAGTTTTTTGgttatacatatatacacaccCATCAGTATATATAACATAACACACAAGTTTcttcatggtatcagagctttagGCTCCTTTCCTCCATAATTCCGATGCCTCCATTATTTCCGGCCACACCATTTTTCTTTGTTCTCGTCTGAACCTATAGCAAAAAGATCTCTCTATGACATTTCAACAAACAGTTTGTGTGTAATCATATTACATACCAAACAAACGCCACAAGATTCCCCAAACTGCATCATTTCCCTCCAAGTCAAGTCAGTAACTCGCCGAACTCAGAACCGCCAGTTACTCACTCATATATCACAACTACACACAATCCACACCGCCACACCAAGTTCACCAGCAGAGTCCGTCAAACTCGACGAAATGGTTGTCCTACCTTCTCCAATCCGTTTCACTCAACAAAACCCATGCATCTTTATTTCTTCTATTCAGACCTCACCGGAAAAATGGTTGATTTCTTAATACTCGAGctcatatatatacacttatcGTCTGAATATATGTTGCCCATATAACTTTCTCTTTTCCCAGTTGTCTTGTACCCTGTTTTAGTTCTTATTTCTGGATTGGGCTAGTTGTGTTCTCTTTGGCCCATACTTTATTTTTATATCTATTTCTTTTTATCCAAACTTCTAAAACTAACGTTTTGATCCCTGCACtatattttttaaacatttttttttaGAAATGGAGAAAGAGAATAGTTCACCGATCCAAACAATTTTGAATGGCTCGAACTATATAACTTGGTCTCAAGCTATGCGCAGTTATCTCAAAGGAAAAAGACTTTGGCGATATGTCAACGGGGATTTTACTATTCCTACAAAAGAAAAGGATGAATCCGATTCCAAATTGAAGGATCGCATTGAAGAATGGGATGTCAAAAATCACCAAGCTATCACATTTTTTAGAAATTCTTCAATTTCTAAAATCAATTTACAATTTGGTAACTATGACACCGCAAAAGAAATTTGGGATTTATTGGCTTCACGGTACACTACATCAGATCTTTCTCATCAATATCAAATCATGAGTTCGATAAGTAAGCAAAAGCAAGAGCATGGTCAATCAGTTGCAGACTTTCTCTCCCAGATACAATCACTTTGGGATCAATTAACATTATCGAAACCAAAGTGGTTACATAAAGAAGATGCTACACTTTATCACACATACCGCGATCAACAACGTCTCATTCAGTTTTTGATGGCTCTGACTCAGGATTTCGAACCAGTTAGAGCTGCCCTTCTTCATAGGGTTCCACTACCCACTTTGGAAAATTCTGTCGCTGAACTTATTTCCGAAGAAACTCAACTCGGCATTGGCAAACTCAGTTCTATGAATGATACTGTTCTAGCGGTACCTCCATTACCTACTTCAGATAAACCATTCTGCAGGTTCTGTCGTCAAAATGGACATGTCACCAAGGATTGTGTAGCACTTCGCAGTCATACATGCCAACATTTCCATCAGAAAGGTCATTATTCTATACAGTTCTGCAAGAAAAAGCCATCATTCCAGCCAAACAAATTTACTCGATCTTCCGCTGCAGCAACCTCTGAATCTACATCAGAAAATGATCCCAACACATCAACTAGCGACCTAGAATCCTTGCTCAAACAGGTTTTATTTAAAGCCAGCTCTTCATCCACTGCATTTTCAGTCACTTCAGGTACATCTTGGTATTTTGATTCTGCATGTTGCAATCATATGACAAATGATTCTTCCATATTTACCACAAAGACACAAAATTCATGCCTTCCAAATATCCAAACAGCTGATGGTTCTACAATGAAAGTGACACATGTTGGAACTGTATCCACGGAAGATCTTCATCTTTCGAACACATATTTTGTTCCTAATCTTTCGCTTAATCTTATTTCTATCGGTCAGTTATGTGATCTcggtcttaatattatttttaccTCTTCTGGTTGTCATGTACAGGATCCTCAGACAGGACAGACTCTTGGGACAGGACGTAGATGCGGAAGGTTGTTTGAGCTTACTTCTCTTCATCTTCCTACACCAAAATCATCATCCACTCATTTAGTTGGTTATGTTTCTGCTACAACCAGCATATGGCATTCCCGGTTAGGTCATCCTTCACCTTCTCGTTTACGTAATCTAGTTTCCAGTGGTCATCTAGGTAGTCTTAATGCAGACACAGTTGATTGTGTTTCATGTAAAATGGCAAAACAACATGTACTTCCATTTCCTATTCACTATGAAAAATCGTCAGCTACTTTTGATCTTATTCATTCGGATATTTGGGGTCCCTCTCCTACTCCGACTATGGGAGGGTCAAGATACTGTGTGATATTTGTTGATGATTTTTCTCGTTATACTTGGATATATATTTTGAAAAATCGGTCAGAATTGAGGGAAACGTACAAAAATTTTGCCATTATGATTGAAACTCAATTCAACAAGAAAATCAAGCTTTTTCGTGCCGATAATGCTAAagaatacaaagaatcagaacttaacaaatttTTGGCATCTTATGGTACTCTTGCACAAAGCTCTTGTCCTTACACATCACAACAAAATGGTCGTACTGAACGTAAACATAGGCACATTCTTGACACAGTTCGAGCTCTTCTCATTTCCTCTTCTTGTCCAGAATTATTTTGGGGGGAAGCTGCATTAACTGCTGTTTACACAATAAATATGATTCCGTCTCCTGTTACAGATAATTTGTCTTCTTATGAAAAATTATATGAAGAA
Encoded here:
- the LOC141668023 gene encoding 4-hydroxy-tetrahydrodipicolinate synthase, chloroplastic-like produces the protein MVYQQMSALKGPTFQLPPLNSTPSYHTRRNAMWRSPKAAITPNFHLPMRSTEVRNRTFTDDIKALRLITAIKTPYLPDGRFDLEAYDALVNMQIEHGVEGVIVGGTTGEGQLMSWDEHIMLIGHTVNCFGGSIKVIGNTGSNSTREAIHATEQGFAVGMHAALHINPYYGKTSLEGMVSHFNSVLSMGPTIVYNVPGRTGQDIPPRVIHNLARSPNLAGVKECVGHGRVDQYTKNGIVVWSGNDDQCHDSRWDYGATGVISVTSNLVPQLMREIMFRGKNITLNAKLLPLMKWLFEEPNPIGLNTALSQLGVVRPVFRLPYVPLPLAKRVEFVNIVEDLGRENFVGEEDVQVLEDDDFVLIGRY